In Mustela lutreola isolate mMusLut2 chromosome 16, mMusLut2.pri, whole genome shotgun sequence, the genomic window GTGGGCTGGCCAGCCCTGGTGTAGATCACATGTGACACCtcggccgtcatgcacagaaccCTGGCCATCAAGCAACTGTCGCATCCTGGCTCCCCAGATCCCCGTGCTCACCACATACCTTTAGCCCACTCAGGTGATGGGATCACTTGTGTTCAGGAGGGCCAGCCCAGGAGCCTAGCAGCCTCCCAAACCCTCCTCCCGAAAGCAGCTCTGTTCATTGCCTCACTGCCAGACACTCACCCTTCAGAAGTGTCCACTCTCTGCCAGCACCCTGGTGCTGGGTACCCTGCCCAGAGGCAACACATGCAGTATCCCAAAGCCAGAGGCTGTCCTGAGGCAGGTCGGCCTCAGGAGGCATGGGTTAGCTCTCTCCTCCCCTGTCCTAAGGAGACAGTGTTGTAGGCTCTCTCTTGCCTaaacctctcccctccctgggtgCTGCTCTTCACTTCTTGCAGGCTGCCCCCTTGGGTGGCATCAGGTCAGAGGGGGACCTGGGCAAGCTGGCCTCCCAAGCTCACCAAACCCCCAGGACCAGATGGGGGCCGTCTGCTGGCTGCTGTCTCAGCACatagtctgtctgtctgtcccagcTGCCAAATGTGTTAAGTAAGCCTTGGTCTGTGGCCACAAGACTGGGTGACACATAGGTGAGCTTGAAGGGAACGAGTGGCATCCTTTCTCAGGGCTCCCTCCCCCCGGCGTCGCCTCTGTCCCTGGATGGTCAGGGGAGGCCCCACCAGATGACCCGTCGTGAGCCCCGCAGCATGGAGCAGGAGAGCTCATGGCTCTGGGTGCAGACTCTGtcctgtggcttgtctttttgaGGACCTTACatttagacagagagaaagaaaaagacgcCGATGTTCCCACTTCCTGGAATTGTGTTTTATCACTttgttgctgcttttttttttttttttaaagaaataaagaatattataaagGGGAAGTCCTGCTTGATACCCCCTCCCCGCCATTGCTGGttacatccaggtgccccttctccaGGCCACTTTCTTTGGTTTGGGTCCATCATTTGATTTTAACctgtcttaaccatttttaagtgtacagttcagtggtattaagtatatttccattgctgtgaaacatctccagaactcttttcgtCTTGCAGAACTGAAACTGTCTACCCATTAAATAACAGCTCTTCTTCCTCCCGCCGCCCCCCAACCTGGGCCACCAcctttctactttctgtctccatgcaTTTGACTACTTGCAATGCCGCATGGGAACGGAACCGGACGAGTACTTGTCGTTTGGTGACCGACTTATTTCACAGAGCATAAATGTCCTCGGGATTCATCCACGTGGTAGCAggggtcagaatttccttccttttatggctgaattaccTTCTGTTGCACATTTTGTCCAGTCTCTCAGCCATCGATGGACATGCAGGTTCCTTCCACCTCTCGGCTGCTGTGAATAACGCCGCCGTGAACGTGGGTGTACTGTACTACTTTGAGACCCTGCTTCCCGTCTTGTGGGGAGACACCCAggaatggaattactgggtcagatGGTATTTCTGTGTTTGATCTCTCAAGGAGCTTCCCTATTCTTTTCCATAGCACAACACCAGTTTACATCCCTCTCCCGCAATAAGCGCACCAAGGTTTCAACTTCTCCATGTCCTTCCCAACCCTTGTTATTACCTGGGGgttttagggttttatttatttacttacttatttattttgacagttaGGCACCCTCGTGAGTGTGAAGCTCCATCCTCTCCATCTTCGTTCGTAGATCTAATGTCTTGAACACTTCTGCAACGTTGTGGAATGTCTGCACATGAGCTGTCACATACCGTTTGGCAGGCTGCTTTCTCCACTCAGTGTTTGATGTCTGTGGTCACTCCACATTGACCCGCGTGGATTGGGTGTCATCATAGCTGCTGGCACTCTTCCCGCGTGTGAGTGGCCCAGCTGTGGGACCTGTTCCCCCACTGCTAGACTTGTCTCTTGTCTCCGCAGCAGGTCATGAACTCACGGCCCTTCGGGATCTCCCtcggctgcactctgagctcctCCGGTGGAGCCCTCAGCCAGCCCATCCCAGCCCTCAGCCCAGCCTGGGGGCCGGGGGTGGCCTCTGGAATTTTGCCAGATTGTCCACAACAGGGACCCACTGATCCATCCTAGCAGGACAGCCCAGGGCTGTCACCAACAATCAGCGAGGTTTGCAACACAAAACCAAGATTAGCAACCTAAAAATAGTGGTTCTTACATAAGGTGGTGTGGGCAGCACTTCTCAGGATGCCCTGTGGTCTGAAGGGGGCAAGCGGTATGTGACTCAGGGGGCCGAGCACCCCTCTTGTGCAATGCATTCAGCCTCTGCACTGGGCCCCACTCTTGTTTCCCATACGTGGTCTGACTTCTAGAACTGCAATGTGGTGACCCAGAAATACCACATGCGTGATCAGCTCAGCCAGGGTCATGCTGTGTGTGCCTGGGCACACTTATGCACATGGTGGTGGCGGTGAGGTCAGCTCTCACCAGCTTTTTCCTCAGAAGTAAGGCTGACTTATGCATGGCAGACCCTCGGGGAGCTTTGGAAAGGCTCCTTCATTCACCAGCAACTTACAAAACACCTATTGTGTGCTCGGCACTGTTTCAAGCACCGGGGATACTGTAGTGAACAAGAAAAGGCTCCTGTTCTCATGCTTACAACCCAGGGAGGGAAATAGAAAACATGTAAGCAAAtgataaacaagaaaatattagGTCCTGGTAAGtcctggaagaaaaaacaaaatagggtAATGTCTTAGAGAAACTGGCAGTAAACTTTAtctgtaaagggccaggtagTAAAGATTTCAGGCTTTATAGCCTACGGTGTCTGTCACCATGAGTCATCTCTGCCATTGCAGCATGAAAACAGCCACAGACAATTTTAAATGAacgagtgtggctgtgttccattaaaactttatttacaaaaactggCTATGGGCCAGATTTGACCCtcaggccatagtttgccaaccctGTACTTGAGATGGGGTTGTCAGAGACCCTTTCTGAAGGGAGATgagagccaagagcccagggacaGCCTATTTCAGGCAAGACCTCATGGCGCCTTGCTGTTGATTCAGTCATGTAGCTGTGTGATGAGAAGTAGGCAAACTCTGGCCAGttgtgagagagaaaaatggtggAGTTTATTCATGAGGTGACTCTTTGGGGTACAGGAAAGAGGAGGATGAGTCCTTGATTTGGGGCTTGAACAGATGGATGAACAGTGGTTCTGCTTATGGAAAAGAGGAATTGGAGGGAAAAGCTGGGTTTATGTTGGGCATGTTGAATTTGAGAACCTTCTCAGATGAGCAGGTGGGAAATCATGTGGGCAGGTTGATATCCAGGCTTAACAGTGCAGCAGAGAAGCCACAGCTGGAGGCTTGATCCGGGGATGTGGGTGGTCTTCAAAGCTGCGAGTCCCGAGGGTCAAAGGGAGGGTGTGCGACCAGAACAAGGGGGCTCCTGGATGACATCTGGGCCACTGACATTTCATGCTTGgcagaggaggacagagaggaCCCCACACTCCACGGAGGAAGGCACTGTCCCCCCCCTGGGGAATAAGCTCTGGGCCCCCTACTTACtcacagagcctcagtttccccccctCCGTCAGTGGGGGATTCTGCCTCCTCGGGTTGGTGTGGGGACTAAATAAGAGAATCATGCTTGACATAGAGGAGGCAACCAGCACATGGTACCTGTGACAGGGGAAGTGGTGCCCACTGAGCCAGAGGCTGAGGGAgtgggtgcaggtctgtgatggTTTGGCTTGGGTGGCAGAGGCCATGGTGGGTTAGGGGCACAGGTGCCTGGCACTTGCTGTCCTGGTACACGCCCCTGCACCCTTCCACCTGGGACAGGCCCAATTGCCAGGTCTCTGGTGTTGGACAGAGGTTGGGGTTCAGTATCCTTGCCCCTTGGGTAGACGCCAGTAGGAACTGTTCTCCTCTGGCTCCCAAGGAGttgacccctcccccccaccaggCCACAGCCGTGGCCTGGATTAGTCACCGCTCCTCTCTTCGCTGCTGTCCCCCCATCCCTGGCTGACTTCCACCTGCCCGCCCCCGACTGGGcactcctcctccacctctcagCAGCTCCTTGTGGAAGAGCTGGCTCTGGCTACTGGGGCAGCAGGTCTGTGGTTGGCTGGCCGTCTGGGCCCTGTGGGTTCCAGTGGGGGTAATGGCTGGGGCGTGGGGATGATCAGTGAGCTGGGGAGAGCCGTGTGGTTCCCACCCCCGCCAGCTGCCGCCTCCCTCACCCGCCGCCCCTCCCGCAGCCCGGCGGCCAGAGAAGATGGTGGATTCCCTGGCCAACACGGAGATCAACAGCCAGCGCATCGCGGCGGTGGAGAGCTGCTTCGGGGCGTCGGGGCAGCCGCTGGCCCTGCCGGGCCGGGTGCTGCTGGGCGAGGGCGTGCTCACCAAGGAGTGCCGCAAGAAGGCCAAGCCGCGCATCTTCTTCCTGTTCAACGACATCCTGGTGTACGGCAGCGTGGTGCTCCCCAAGCGCAAGTACCGCAGCCAGCACGTCATCCCGCTGGAGGAGGTGACCCTCGAGCCGCTGCCTGAGACGCCGCGGGCCAAGAACCGCTGGATGATCAAGACGGCCAGGAAGTCCTTCGTGGTATCGGCCGCCTCCGCCACGGAGCGCCAGGAGTGGATCAGCCACATCGAGGAGTGCGTGCGGCGGCAGCTGCGGGCCACGGGCCGCCCGCCCAGCACGGAGCACGCGGCGCCCTGGATCCCCGACAAGGCCACGGACATCTGCATGCGCTGCACGCAGACGCGCTTCTCCGCCCTCACGCGGCGCCACCACTGCCGCAAGTGCGGCTTCGTGGTGTGTGCAGAGTGCTCGCGCGAGCGCTTCCTCCTGCCGCGCCTGTCGCCCAAGCCCCTGCGCGTCTGCAGCCTGTGCTACCGCGAGCTGGCCGCCTGCAagcggagggaggaggaggaggaggaggaggagccgggCGTGGGGTCCCCCGGGCAGCCGTCCTACCTCTCCGGGGCTGGCACCGGGGCGTCCAGCGGGGACGAGGAGGACTCTGACGAGGACAAGGAGGGCAGTGGGGACAGCAACTGGCCCAGCGGCGTGGAGTTCTACGCCTCGGGTGTCTCCTGGTCAGCCTTCCACAGCTGACCGTGTCTGCGGCCATGACAGAGGGGCTTCCAGGCCCTTCAGCATCCAGGCAGACTCCATGGTCCAGGCCCAGGTGAGGGCAGAAGTCTCAGGCTGCGCCCCCCGGCCCCCAGGACCCTTCCCCACAGGTGGCAGGTGCAGTGGGAATGGCTCTTTCTCTCTGGATCCTAGTGCCTTTGTGCTGGACGTTGGCATCCTTCTTTTCCACTTCAGGTAATTCTCTGTCCACCTAGCAAACCCAAAACACTTTGGCCTCTTAGGAACGAATAGTGCCTTTTCTCAGCCCTAGGAGCTGTAGTCCCAGATGATCCCTTGAGCTAGACAAGTCGAGGCACCTTTCAGAGGACCAGAAGGAAGATAGGACTGGAATGAGGTCCCCTGAGGCCGTGcaccccagcacctgccccacaGAAAAGCACACCCCCAGGGAAGACTGAGAGGGCTGGAAACAAGATCTGCCCTCGCACCTTGCCTGGCTAGCTGGGCCTTCTCAGGCCAGGCATGTGGGCTCACCTTGAGCCAGACAGACTGCCATGCTGTGGGTGCCCACCAGGCGTGGGACTGCCCCCTGGCTCCCCGGGGGTCCTAGGCATGTGCCCAGGCCTCTGgccccatctcccttctctccAGGTGTCTAGGTGTCTGATGCCCCTTACTCCAGCCCTCGTCTCTCTATGGCTGAGGAAAGCGGTGTTTTCTGTTAGAACCCTTCACTGCCAGTGACAGAAACCCCACCCAGACTgacttaacaataaaaagaacGTTTATTCACTCGTGTGGTCAAAAAGTTCAGGAGTGTCTTGCTTCAGACACGGCTCATCAGGGGTTGAAACCATGCGAGGTGGCAGATGTCCACAACTGTCCCCCATGGTGTCCTGGGAACACTGGCAGCACACAACACTGGGACATTCAGGCcacacctgggctgcttcctgAGAACATGGCCCTATCACCCTGGAGGCTCTGCCCATGGCCCAGTGCCTGGAGCCCTGTCCCCTAGGTGTGAATCATCTGAACAGAGGCACAGAGCACAAACCCAGAGCCACTCATCCAGCTCTGCCTGGGCCTTCCTGGCATAAAGCTGTCCCAGGCAACCTCCTGCCTGGCCTGCTCCTGGGAAGGGTGCCGCTGACTGGGGAAGCCCCCCGTGCAGTGACTGGCCTTGCTCAGAGTGGTCGAGGCTGGAGCTTCAATGCCAGCCTCCTGAGGCCTGGCCCGCAGCTGGCGACACGGTCTCCTGATTAGCCCCTGCTCTCATCTCCTTGTTGCCTGGCTGAACTTGGCCAGAGCCCGCTGCGGAGGGGGACGTCACTGTCAGCTAGAAGTAGTGACTCTAGGACCAGGAAAGCCTCTCCCAGTCCACATGGCCCCGTGCCTAAAACCCCTTCGTCAGGGCCCGGGGGAAGAATCCCACGCTGGCTAGTTCTCAAGTCCTCCTGTGCGGACAGAACCGGAGGGTCTGGCTAGAGCACCACGTCTGACTCAGCGGGTCGCTGGCTCCCAGCCCGTTGTGGACGGAGAGCCACCCCTGTGAGGGAGGGTAGAAGCGGTAAAGTGCCAGCACCCGGGCCTGCCTGTGGCCTTCTTGCATGGGCAGGAGCGggtgggggagagtcagaggtGTGTCCAAGAACAACATGCTGGTTTTCAAGCCCTTGGCCTCCCTGAGCTGCACAAACAGGTCCAGGCCGGTTCCGCCCAGCCACTGGGCTCAGGGCAGGACAGGTGACGGGTGACGGGATAAGGGGCAACTTCCTGAAGACAGATCACATACCCTCTCACAGCTAGGCCTGGCAGCCGCATCCCTTCACCCCAGGGTAGGTGCCCGGCTCCAACCACTGGCCTCCTGGTCACAGCCCCACTCTCCTCGAGCCGCTCTTGCCAGGTAAAAGGGGAGTCGAAGCACCAGGCAGCATCCCTGTGAAGAGGAAGGAGGACTGTCTACAGCTGGGTGCCGCCAGCCTTCTCTACAGGGACCCGCCACAGGGGCACAGACAAGACCCTAGGCGtgcaggacaggtggccaagagacaTGCCCTCCTCACCAGGGCTGGGCAGCTGCTGGCTCGGCCCTCAGCCCAGGGCCCTGACCCCTGCTTCCCTTCTAGCCCTCACCTATTGGAGCCTGCAAGGACTCAAGGGCTTGAATGGCCAACAAGCTGTGAGGGGGCCTCTGGGCCCTGCCAGGTGCTGGGAACAAGCCATGGGTGAGACACACAAGATCCCCACTCTTACGGTATCTCCTCTGGCCAAGGAGACAAGTAACAGGAGCAGGTGGTGTCAGTCCCCATGTATGCTGTGATGGGGACAGGGACTGAGGCATGATGTGGTGGGCAGGTGGACAGAAGCACCCCACAGAGGTAAGCTCCCCCCAAATGGTGAGAAGGAGTGAGCAGTGCCACCTGGGGAGGTGGCATTCCAGAAGGAGGGAATggcaagtacaaaggccctgaggagaGGAGCTGTTCCAGAGCAGTATGGCTGCACTGAGGCCACACAGGTGGTGGGTGGGGCCAGCTCTGAAAAGCCGGGAGCCACTGGAACCTGCCATAAGGCAGCAAATCTGCTCTTTGCTTTCCAGAGCTTGCCTGACAGCTGTGTGCAGGTGGCTGAGGCATAGAGAGCATCTGGTCAGCCACCCCAGACTCCTAGGATCCCTGAGAGGGGAACCAGGCTCCGCTGAGGCCACATCTGCCTGCGGTGGTAGGTGGTAGACGGCAAGCCCGGGCTGTCACCATCTCCTCCTAAAGGCCTGGTCCCTCCCCTGTTCTGGATTACAGCAGAGGGTGCACCAGGAAGCAAGATAAATCAGGCTGAACATTTGCCCTGGACCAGTGTGAGAGGTCGATGCTCGCCACTGAAGCCCAGAGGGGAATAtgataggaggaagcaggacctCTCAGAAAAGAAGCCCAAGAAGGGAAGGTGTTGCCTCAGGAGACCCCAACTCTGACTCCTTTAGGTCTGGTACCCCTTCAGAGACAGGCTCGCCATCCTGGCTTGGGTCACAGGTCAGGCCAGGCCCTGCCTGCACCTGCCCCCCAGGCTGTTCCGAGAAGGGGCTGGCTGCCCTCCAGGCTGCTGGGGGattctgctttctctcactgacttccCCAGCAGGTGTGGTCTTGCGAGGCACCGGAGCTGCCCCTAGTCGAGGCCACGCAGCTGACCCCTGCCCTTGGCCACGAGGCCACCCCTGCGCGTGGAGAAGTTCAGGAGTTCTCAGGCTGAATCAGTGCCTCTGCTTTTTGTGATGTTCCCTCTTCCCGGAATGAAGCTTGAGGTCTGGCCGCAGGGCTGGATCTGCTGGGCCGACATCCCAGCCCTCGCTTCTCCTGGGGCTTTGCTTACTAGGCCTGGCGAGGACCGGGAACCCACTGTCCTGCCAGCCAAGTGCTCCCTTCCACAGCCCAGGATTCCTTCCTCCCAGCTGTGCAGGGACTCCGAGTTCCTGCCAGAGGTGGATCCTTAAGCCCTGGGAGAGGCccgccctgcccctcctcctgggaAGTGGACACAGGCCAGG contains:
- the PLEKHF1 gene encoding pleckstrin homology domain-containing family F member 1 gives rise to the protein MVDSLANTEINSQRIAAVESCFGASGQPLALPGRVLLGEGVLTKECRKKAKPRIFFLFNDILVYGSVVLPKRKYRSQHVIPLEEVTLEPLPETPRAKNRWMIKTARKSFVVSAASATERQEWISHIEECVRRQLRATGRPPSTEHAAPWIPDKATDICMRCTQTRFSALTRRHHCRKCGFVVCAECSRERFLLPRLSPKPLRVCSLCYRELAACKRREEEEEEEEPGVGSPGQPSYLSGAGTGASSGDEEDSDEDKEGSGDSNWPSGVEFYASGVSWSAFHS